A region of the Osmia bicornis bicornis chromosome 1, iOsmBic2.1, whole genome shotgun sequence genome:
TCTAGTGATATTTTCTCACGCTAAGTCTATTAAGTAACTGTTCAATATGCCTTGCCGGTGGGTGTTCGGTTCAAAGTTATTAGCGAGAGGCTCGACCAAAAGACTTAGACGAATTTTACAATTGCAAAAATCCACAGTGGATTCTGAAAAGTCGTCCCTGGCTCGGTGTATTACGTTAACGACGATTAAACGCTATCGAACTAGTCCTAAACTTAAAAATAACCAACGCGGATTACACTATTGACTAGACAACGCATGCTTCGAGTGACTTAATTATCTTTGATGTTTAGCTGTATGATCACGATTCCACGGATCGATGAGATAAATCTACGCTAAGGAATATCTGTTTTAAATAACATACATATTGACTTAAATCTACACAGTGTCTCAAGTATTGCCTATAAAATATGCTCGCACATTTTGTCGGGTAAAAGGTGGGACACCctatacgtatatgtataatgaGAGATGACAAATTGCCGGGTTCGGTAAATATTACAGAACAGATAAATGAGAATTGGTATGTACACGCACAGTCACAGTTTATAGCTGACCTCTTCTCGCTATCTACAAATTTACATCGCACGCAACACCGTGTTAACCTTGTTGCTTCGGTATACTTCTAATTCTATGCAAATTTACAATCCAATTCGTTCCCTCCCCCACTAGTGTTGCTTGCACGATAGGTGTATCATTTCCGTTGTAACGGCGATTATTGTCTCAAACTGATGAGAGTCGTCGTTAAAATGAATGTCACCGAAAGATGTGTAATCAGTGTCACCGAATTTCACGGTTATTTGAAATTGCACTTATCTAACCTTAAAAAATAACCTTGAAATTAATCCTATAGACTGATAAAAAAGAATCCGatcaacaataaaaaaaagacaaGGATGCAAAAAAGGATGCTTTTCAAACATTTAACTACCAAATGAAGTTTCAAATGAAAGAGCAGTTGTTTATAAATCAAGCCCGAATCTCCAATAGAGGCCCGGTCTACACGGCAAAGGTCTGGCAGGAAATTGATGTCAGGCCATCTCGGTGTTCAACGTACTATCAGAAACCACCTGAGCAACGTCGTTCTTACCAATAGCACCCTGACCCTCGAACAGGACGTTACCGTTGTTGTTGGTCTCCGGATGTTGCGTGGCCAAGTGTTTCCTCAATGCAGCCTGCCTGGTGAACTTGGCGTCGCACCTGGTGCAGGGTATCTCGATGATGGCCGAGGATGTGGAATGCTCACCGTTGGCCAGCCTTGGTTTGTGCCAACGTCGATGGGACGCCAAATTGGCCGGACACGAGAACCTCTTATCACATTCGGGACATCTGTACTCGACGTGGGCTATCCTGGAGCACCTGTGCTGCGCCAATTGGAACGCGTCCTCGTGAAGTTGCCTGCAAAGTTTGCACTGATACGGACCCAGCCTGTTTTCGATCTTAGCCAGCTCCGCCCGCGCCTCCTCGGTGACTTCAACGATGTTGAACGCTGGATCGATGTCTCCTGTGACCACGGCTTCGTCCGGACCCAAGATCACGGTACCGGACACCGGACTGCTGGTGTCCTCGTCGAACTTTAGTCGTCTCGcgtgtttcttcttcggcCTCTGCAGAAGTTTCTCGGTCGAGCTAGCCCTTGACCCGCTAGACATCCCGGCATTGCTGGTCGTAGACGGGGGGCTAGCGTTTTCTTCCCTGATCTTTCTCCTGGGACACTGGGGTGGCGACGGTGTACTCGGTGGAGTCATAGGCGCATGTTGCATACTTTGCAAATGGTGCTGCGGTGTCAATAAAAGCTGCTGATGGTATCCCTGCAGGTGGCTGGGGCTGGTCAATAAGAATTTTTGACTGTGCGCGTAATACTTTGAATTGATCTCGCTAGGTGAACCGAAAGGGATCAGACGAGTCGTCTCGTCCAGTATGCTGGTTTTGTCCGCTGCCTCCTGGAGCTGAACAGACTCCTTCTTCGAAAGCAACTGCTCGTAGCTAGAATGACTGTGCACGGAAGAGCTTCGAGGGATGCTGTCGTAATCGTCGACCACCACTGGAACCGTTTCATCCTCGACTCTTTGATACTTGACGCTCTCCGGCTCTTTTTGCGCTTCGTCCAATATACCCTGATCTTTCTTTGATTCCGAATCTTCGGTTTTCGGTGTACTCGGCGTAGGTGGAGGCTTCAGAGACAGATCCAGAGGGCACGGAGTCGACGATCTGGACAGGTCCCACGTCTGAAGGACGTGATTGTCGGGAAGCCTTGAATAAGAGGGACTCTCCATAGGAATGTGCCAGGTAGTGGGTGTACCGTACGGATGCTGATGGATCTCGTCACCGTAATAGCCCAAGTAGTTTAGCCCGGGGGGCAAGAACGCCCGCGGCAAAGAACTTTGCAACATGTTGACGTTCGTTTTCGGTTCAAGTTTTCTTCACCACGATTCCCCTCACACAGCCCATACGATCAAAATTTCTGCCGTTTCCATgctgttttctttttaagaCCACTGTCTTTGCGTAGAATGTTCGTAAAGAACGTATTCCACCGGTTCCCAAACGACTTCTGTCACTTAGTCACCGGTTAGTTGACGTCTCCTCGAAGTCTCTTCCAGCAACGAAACACACTATCTTCCTCCTCGGCGGCTAGACGCCGTTTGACAGAAGGAAGCCCGCACCGCGTGCAGTATATTCCAATGCTCCGCCCGGGTACTCGCTTTCGTTTCGCCCGCTATTGGTCGACCATCCTCCAGCCCACATCCCCTACCGCGCTGCACGGTTGCCCCCACTCTGCTGGAATTTCGGCGCGTGCTCATTTAAACGCTCACCGCCCAGTCGACCACGTAACTAATGAATATAGGTGTTCGCTGGGGATGTTACCTCGTAGCCACCGAATGGTGTTTGATGCCGCTCCTCTTGGTGCTTCAATCCAGCATTTCTCAAAGTATGCTCTATGAAAAATAGCTGAATATAACGTTGTtcatatttaaccctttcacttgTGAAGAAATATACTCGTTGAAGATGGAACTCAGAATACCCTGTACTTACAATAATGTACAAAcgaaacaaatttcaataCCAGATACCTTCGACGAAAATTttgagaagaaagagaaacgtgTACCGGAATATGACAGCGTGAGAACATTTCAAGTCATCCAGCTGTCCGCGTGACCGCACGTGATAAACGTACAATTTAACGCCAGTAATTGCACGCACGCTGCTAGAATAAAATCCCCCGAGTGTTGCTGCCTCGAGCACACCTTACCCTTGCTATTAAACTGTTCATTTTTCATAGTAGGTTTCTACTTTCCAATCGAATC
Encoded here:
- the LOC114876375 gene encoding insulinoma-associated protein 1b-like, whose product is MLQSSLPRAFLPPGLNYLGYYGDEIHQHPYGTPTTWHIPMESPSYSRLPDNHVLQTWDLSRSSTPCPLDLSLKPPPTPSTPKTEDSESKKDQGILDEAQKEPESVKYQRVEDETVPVVVDDYDSIPRSSSVHSHSSYEQLLSKKESVQLQEAADKTSILDETTRLIPFGSPSEINSKYYAHSQKFLLTSPSHLQGYHQQLLLTPQHHLQSMQHAPMTPPSTPSPPQCPRRKIREENASPPSTTSNAGMSSGSRASSTEKLLQRPKKKHARRLKFDEDTSSPVSGTVILGPDEAVVTGDIDPAFNIVEVTEEARAELAKIENRLGPYQCKLCRQLHEDAFQLAQHRCSRIAHVEYRCPECDKRFSCPANLASHRRWHKPRLANGEHSTSSAIIEIPCTRCDAKFTRQAALRKHLATQHPETNNNGNVLFEGQGAIGKNDVAQVVSDSTLNTEMA